From one Musa acuminata AAA Group cultivar baxijiao chromosome BXJ2-6, Cavendish_Baxijiao_AAA, whole genome shotgun sequence genomic stretch:
- the LOC108953145 gene encoding protein MEI2-like 4 isoform X1, with the protein MSGSKSMSSSPPDKHCEIKASSMECLELPKSCNLKDQKTESNLEHHLMVPQRVTSIPPTSRLADHVSEFQSDMLSLPPLSGKGNIMDLSGPYENGLFSSSLSDILDKKLRLSSRIVPFGQSVNSVNSNFGEDEPFESMEEIEARTIGNLLPDDDDLFPGAAENIGYIHRPSNGNDIDDDIFYSGGGMELESDDNSNRNRKSEFVEGGLFTGQQGEPNGPFSSEHPYAEHPSRTLFVRNIDSNVEDGELRALFEHYGDIHTLYTACKHRGFVMVSYYDIRAAQNAMQALQNKPLRHQNMDIQFSVPKDNPSEEDINEGMLIVFNLDSSITIDDLRQIFGIYGEIKEISETPHKHHHKFIEFYDVRAAAAALHALNRSDIAGKKIKLEPSRPGGARQSLMQQLSPELEQEELDGCWQGSPKNSLPGCLGSSSLGPITPNNLENGALHGLPSAIQAPFTPLMGTTFHGFSSSVPQNLSSPVKIASVDNHTNQATHADISPSVGQINTGFQGMSDMHPHSLPDYHNAISNCIPYNSNTTSTMGIGVISRPSGGIDKRHLQKVGSGSFNGHSFNANEAFGVSSNGSYPVQGHQYVWTNTNAFPHKPPGSMLWSNSSLLINNIPAHQPSQIHGIPRAQSHLLNTLHHHVGSAPSINPSLLDGRHAYAGDSMEQPAFHPGSLGNMGLSAIPQLKSLELASRNIFSPSSGNCLDPCLSPAHIRIPSPQQRGHMFHGRNPMFPVTGPFDGSTDRIRSRRNDTNVNQCDNKKQYELDIERIIRGEDSRTTLMIKNIPNKYTSKMLLAAIDENHRGTYDFIYLPIDFKNKCNVGYAFINMINPQHIIPFYQSFNGKKWEKFNSEKVASLAYARIQGKTALIAHFQNSSLMNEDKRCRPILFHTDGPNAGDQEPFPVGTNVRSRSRSRTVSGGEENHQGGISAYANGEASCDAVGYPPASTKDSDRHRPIFLGEADFGAKLEA; encoded by the exons ATGTCAGGGAGTAAGTCCATGTCATCTTCTCCACCTGATAAGCATTGTGAGATTAAAGCAAGCTCTATGGAATGTTTAGAGCTTCCAAAGTCTTGCAATCTCAAGGACCAGAAGACAGAGTCTAACCTTGAACATCATCTGATGGTGCCACAAAGGGTGACCAGCATTCCTCCTACTTCAAGACTTGCTGATCATGTTTCTGAATTCCAATCTGATATGTTGTCTCTTCCTCCTTTGTCTGGCAAAGGGAACATAATGGATCTTAGTGGACCATATGAGAATGGACTCTTCTCAAGCTCTTTATCAGATATACTCGACAAAAAAT TGAGATTGTCATCAAGAATTGTTCCCTTTGGTCAGTCTGTTAATTCAGTTAACTCAAACTTTGGTGAAGATGAGCCTTTTGAATCAATGGAGGAAATTGAAGCTCGGACTATTGGAAATCTCCttcctgatgatgatgatttgttcCCTGGTGCTGCTGAAAATATTGGATATATTCATCGACCCAGCAATGGGAATGACATTGACGATGACATATTTTACAGTGGTGGTGGTATGGAACTGGAATCTGATGATAATTCCAATCGCAATAGAAAATCTGAATTTGTCGAGGGAGGGCTCTTTACTGGTCAACAAGGTGAACCAAATGGCCCATTTTCCAGTGAACACCCATATGCTGAACATCCATCTAGAACACTTTTTGTTAGAAATATCGATAGCAATGTCGAAGATGGTGAATTAAGGGCTCTCTTTGAG CATTATGGGGATATACACACACTTTACACTGCTTGCAAGCATCGCGGTTTTGTTATGGTATCTTATTATGACATAAGGGCAGCACAAAATGCAATGCAAGCGCTTCAGAACAAGCCATTGAGGCATCAGAATATGGATATCCAATTCTCTGTTCCAAAG GACAATCCTTCGGAGGAAGATATAAATGAGGGTATGCTTATTGTGTTTAACCTTGATTCTTCTATTACAATTGATGATCTCCGTCAGATATTTGGTATTTATGGCGAAATCAAAGAG ATATCTGAGACTCCACATAAGCATCACCACAAATTCATAGAATTTTATGATGTTAGAGCCGCTGCAGCAGCTCTCCATGCTCTAAACAGGAGTGACATTGCAGGCAAGAAAATTAAGCTTGAGCCTAGCCGCCCTGGAGGTGCAAGACAGAG CTTGATGCAACAGTTATCTCCAGAGCTGGAGCAGGAAGAATTAGATGGATGCTGGCAGGGAAGCCCTAAAAACTCTCTCCCTGGGTGCCTTG GTTCATCCTCTCTTGGGCCAATCACACCTAATAATCTTGAAAATGGAGCACTCCATGGTTTACCCTCAGCAATTCAAGCGCCATTTACCCCACTTATGGGGACCACATTTCATGGATTCTCATCTAGTGTGCCGCAGAATTTATCTTCCCCCGTAAAAATTGCATCTGTTGATAATCACACCAATCAAGCCACCCATGCTGATATAAGCCCTTCAGTGGGCCAAATCAATACTGGATTCCAGGGCATGTCTGATATGCATCCTCACTCCCTTccagattatcacaatgcaatatCTAATTGCATCCCTTATAACTCGAATACTACTTCAACCATGGGTATTGGGGTCATCTCCAGACCTTCTGGAGGAATTGACAAAAGGCATCTGCAGAAAGTAGGCTCTGGTAGCTTCAATGGGCATTCTTTTAATGCTAATGAAG CTTTTGGTGTTTCCTCAAATGGAAGTTATCCTGTTCAAGGACATCAGTATGTTTGGACTAATACAAATGCATTCCCCCATAAACCCCCTGGCTCCATGTTATGGTCAAATTCTTCATTGCTTATAAACAATATTCCTGCTCATCAACCATCTCAGATCCATGGAATTCCTAGAGCACAATCTCATCTGTTAAACACTTTACACCATCATGTCGGTTCGGCACCTTCTATCAATCCATCACTTTTGGATGGGAGACATGCCTATGCTGGGGATTCCATGGAGCAACCTGCTTTTCATCCTGGATCTCTTGGAAATATGGGGCTTTCTGCAATTCCACAGTTGAAATCACTAGAACTTGCTTCTCGTAACATCTTTTCACCTTCCAGTGGCAACTGTCTGGATCCTTGTCTTTCTCCTGCACACATCAGGATTCCTTCCCCTCAGCAAAGGGGCCACATGTTCCATGGAAGAAATCCCATGTTCCCTGTTACTGGTCCATTTGATGGTTCTACTGACCGGATAAGGAGCCGAAGAAATGACACAAATGTGAATCAGTGTGATAACAAAAAGCAGTATGAACTTGATATTGAACGCATTATACGTGGTGAAGACTCTCGAACGACACTTATGATAAAGAACATCCCTAACAA GTACACATCTAAGATGCTCTTGGCTGCTATTGATGAAAACCATCGAGGAACTTATGACTTCATCTATTTGCCAATAGATTTTAAG AACAAATGCAACGTTGGCTATGCATTTATAAACATGATCAACCCGCAACATATTATTCCTTTCTATCAG TCATTTAATGGTAAGAAATGGGAGAAGTTTAACAGTGAAAAGGTGGCATCACTTGCATATGCTCGAATCCAAGGGAAAACAGCTCTTATTGCTCATTTCCAGAACTCAAGTCTGATGAATGAAGATAAGCGTTGCCGTCCTATCCTCTTCCATACAGATGGTCCTAATGCTGGGGATCAG GAGCCCTTTCCTGTGGGCACTAATGTCAGGTCAAGGAGCAGATCAAGGACTGTCAGTGGTGGTGAAGAGAATCATCAGGGAGGTATCTCCGCCTATGCAAATGGAGAAGCTTCTTGTGATGCAGTGGGTTACCCTCCAGCTTCTACAAAGGATTCAGATCGACACAGGCCAATTTTTCTAGGTGAGGCCGACTTTGGGGCCAAACTTGAAGCATGA
- the LOC108953145 gene encoding protein MEI2-like 4 isoform X2, whose amino-acid sequence MSGSKSMSSSPPDKHCEIKASSMECLELPKSCNLKDQKTESNLEHHLMVPQRVTSIPPTSRLADHVSEFQSDMLSLPPLSGKGNIMDLSGPYENGLFSSSLSDILDKKLRLSSRIVPFGQSVNSVNSNFGEDEPFESMEEIEARTIGNLLPDDDDLFPGAAENIGYIHRPSNGNDIDDDIFYSGGGMELESDDNSNRNRKSEFVEGGLFTGQQGEPNGPFSSEHPYAEHPSRTLFVRNIDSNVEDGELRALFEHYGDIHTLYTACKHRGFVMVSYYDIRAAQNAMQALQNKPLRHQNMDIQFSVPKISETPHKHHHKFIEFYDVRAAAAALHALNRSDIAGKKIKLEPSRPGGARQSLMQQLSPELEQEELDGCWQGSPKNSLPGCLGSSSLGPITPNNLENGALHGLPSAIQAPFTPLMGTTFHGFSSSVPQNLSSPVKIASVDNHTNQATHADISPSVGQINTGFQGMSDMHPHSLPDYHNAISNCIPYNSNTTSTMGIGVISRPSGGIDKRHLQKVGSGSFNGHSFNANEAFGVSSNGSYPVQGHQYVWTNTNAFPHKPPGSMLWSNSSLLINNIPAHQPSQIHGIPRAQSHLLNTLHHHVGSAPSINPSLLDGRHAYAGDSMEQPAFHPGSLGNMGLSAIPQLKSLELASRNIFSPSSGNCLDPCLSPAHIRIPSPQQRGHMFHGRNPMFPVTGPFDGSTDRIRSRRNDTNVNQCDNKKQYELDIERIIRGEDSRTTLMIKNIPNKYTSKMLLAAIDENHRGTYDFIYLPIDFKNKCNVGYAFINMINPQHIIPFYQSFNGKKWEKFNSEKVASLAYARIQGKTALIAHFQNSSLMNEDKRCRPILFHTDGPNAGDQEPFPVGTNVRSRSRSRTVSGGEENHQGGISAYANGEASCDAVGYPPASTKDSDRHRPIFLGEADFGAKLEA is encoded by the exons ATGTCAGGGAGTAAGTCCATGTCATCTTCTCCACCTGATAAGCATTGTGAGATTAAAGCAAGCTCTATGGAATGTTTAGAGCTTCCAAAGTCTTGCAATCTCAAGGACCAGAAGACAGAGTCTAACCTTGAACATCATCTGATGGTGCCACAAAGGGTGACCAGCATTCCTCCTACTTCAAGACTTGCTGATCATGTTTCTGAATTCCAATCTGATATGTTGTCTCTTCCTCCTTTGTCTGGCAAAGGGAACATAATGGATCTTAGTGGACCATATGAGAATGGACTCTTCTCAAGCTCTTTATCAGATATACTCGACAAAAAAT TGAGATTGTCATCAAGAATTGTTCCCTTTGGTCAGTCTGTTAATTCAGTTAACTCAAACTTTGGTGAAGATGAGCCTTTTGAATCAATGGAGGAAATTGAAGCTCGGACTATTGGAAATCTCCttcctgatgatgatgatttgttcCCTGGTGCTGCTGAAAATATTGGATATATTCATCGACCCAGCAATGGGAATGACATTGACGATGACATATTTTACAGTGGTGGTGGTATGGAACTGGAATCTGATGATAATTCCAATCGCAATAGAAAATCTGAATTTGTCGAGGGAGGGCTCTTTACTGGTCAACAAGGTGAACCAAATGGCCCATTTTCCAGTGAACACCCATATGCTGAACATCCATCTAGAACACTTTTTGTTAGAAATATCGATAGCAATGTCGAAGATGGTGAATTAAGGGCTCTCTTTGAG CATTATGGGGATATACACACACTTTACACTGCTTGCAAGCATCGCGGTTTTGTTATGGTATCTTATTATGACATAAGGGCAGCACAAAATGCAATGCAAGCGCTTCAGAACAAGCCATTGAGGCATCAGAATATGGATATCCAATTCTCTGTTCCAAAG ATATCTGAGACTCCACATAAGCATCACCACAAATTCATAGAATTTTATGATGTTAGAGCCGCTGCAGCAGCTCTCCATGCTCTAAACAGGAGTGACATTGCAGGCAAGAAAATTAAGCTTGAGCCTAGCCGCCCTGGAGGTGCAAGACAGAG CTTGATGCAACAGTTATCTCCAGAGCTGGAGCAGGAAGAATTAGATGGATGCTGGCAGGGAAGCCCTAAAAACTCTCTCCCTGGGTGCCTTG GTTCATCCTCTCTTGGGCCAATCACACCTAATAATCTTGAAAATGGAGCACTCCATGGTTTACCCTCAGCAATTCAAGCGCCATTTACCCCACTTATGGGGACCACATTTCATGGATTCTCATCTAGTGTGCCGCAGAATTTATCTTCCCCCGTAAAAATTGCATCTGTTGATAATCACACCAATCAAGCCACCCATGCTGATATAAGCCCTTCAGTGGGCCAAATCAATACTGGATTCCAGGGCATGTCTGATATGCATCCTCACTCCCTTccagattatcacaatgcaatatCTAATTGCATCCCTTATAACTCGAATACTACTTCAACCATGGGTATTGGGGTCATCTCCAGACCTTCTGGAGGAATTGACAAAAGGCATCTGCAGAAAGTAGGCTCTGGTAGCTTCAATGGGCATTCTTTTAATGCTAATGAAG CTTTTGGTGTTTCCTCAAATGGAAGTTATCCTGTTCAAGGACATCAGTATGTTTGGACTAATACAAATGCATTCCCCCATAAACCCCCTGGCTCCATGTTATGGTCAAATTCTTCATTGCTTATAAACAATATTCCTGCTCATCAACCATCTCAGATCCATGGAATTCCTAGAGCACAATCTCATCTGTTAAACACTTTACACCATCATGTCGGTTCGGCACCTTCTATCAATCCATCACTTTTGGATGGGAGACATGCCTATGCTGGGGATTCCATGGAGCAACCTGCTTTTCATCCTGGATCTCTTGGAAATATGGGGCTTTCTGCAATTCCACAGTTGAAATCACTAGAACTTGCTTCTCGTAACATCTTTTCACCTTCCAGTGGCAACTGTCTGGATCCTTGTCTTTCTCCTGCACACATCAGGATTCCTTCCCCTCAGCAAAGGGGCCACATGTTCCATGGAAGAAATCCCATGTTCCCTGTTACTGGTCCATTTGATGGTTCTACTGACCGGATAAGGAGCCGAAGAAATGACACAAATGTGAATCAGTGTGATAACAAAAAGCAGTATGAACTTGATATTGAACGCATTATACGTGGTGAAGACTCTCGAACGACACTTATGATAAAGAACATCCCTAACAA GTACACATCTAAGATGCTCTTGGCTGCTATTGATGAAAACCATCGAGGAACTTATGACTTCATCTATTTGCCAATAGATTTTAAG AACAAATGCAACGTTGGCTATGCATTTATAAACATGATCAACCCGCAACATATTATTCCTTTCTATCAG TCATTTAATGGTAAGAAATGGGAGAAGTTTAACAGTGAAAAGGTGGCATCACTTGCATATGCTCGAATCCAAGGGAAAACAGCTCTTATTGCTCATTTCCAGAACTCAAGTCTGATGAATGAAGATAAGCGTTGCCGTCCTATCCTCTTCCATACAGATGGTCCTAATGCTGGGGATCAG GAGCCCTTTCCTGTGGGCACTAATGTCAGGTCAAGGAGCAGATCAAGGACTGTCAGTGGTGGTGAAGAGAATCATCAGGGAGGTATCTCCGCCTATGCAAATGGAGAAGCTTCTTGTGATGCAGTGGGTTACCCTCCAGCTTCTACAAAGGATTCAGATCGACACAGGCCAATTTTTCTAGGTGAGGCCGACTTTGGGGCCAAACTTGAAGCATGA
- the LOC108953145 gene encoding protein MEI2-like 4 isoform X3, which produces MDLSGPYENGLFSSSLSDILDKKLRLSSRIVPFGQSVNSVNSNFGEDEPFESMEEIEARTIGNLLPDDDDLFPGAAENIGYIHRPSNGNDIDDDIFYSGGGMELESDDNSNRNRKSEFVEGGLFTGQQGEPNGPFSSEHPYAEHPSRTLFVRNIDSNVEDGELRALFEHYGDIHTLYTACKHRGFVMVSYYDIRAAQNAMQALQNKPLRHQNMDIQFSVPKDNPSEEDINEGMLIVFNLDSSITIDDLRQIFGIYGEIKEISETPHKHHHKFIEFYDVRAAAAALHALNRSDIAGKKIKLEPSRPGGARQSLMQQLSPELEQEELDGCWQGSPKNSLPGCLGSSSLGPITPNNLENGALHGLPSAIQAPFTPLMGTTFHGFSSSVPQNLSSPVKIASVDNHTNQATHADISPSVGQINTGFQGMSDMHPHSLPDYHNAISNCIPYNSNTTSTMGIGVISRPSGGIDKRHLQKVGSGSFNGHSFNANEAFGVSSNGSYPVQGHQYVWTNTNAFPHKPPGSMLWSNSSLLINNIPAHQPSQIHGIPRAQSHLLNTLHHHVGSAPSINPSLLDGRHAYAGDSMEQPAFHPGSLGNMGLSAIPQLKSLELASRNIFSPSSGNCLDPCLSPAHIRIPSPQQRGHMFHGRNPMFPVTGPFDGSTDRIRSRRNDTNVNQCDNKKQYELDIERIIRGEDSRTTLMIKNIPNKYTSKMLLAAIDENHRGTYDFIYLPIDFKNKCNVGYAFINMINPQHIIPFYQSFNGKKWEKFNSEKVASLAYARIQGKTALIAHFQNSSLMNEDKRCRPILFHTDGPNAGDQEPFPVGTNVRSRSRSRTVSGGEENHQGGISAYANGEASCDAVGYPPASTKDSDRHRPIFLGEADFGAKLEA; this is translated from the exons ATGGATCTTAGTGGACCATATGAGAATGGACTCTTCTCAAGCTCTTTATCAGATATACTCGACAAAAAAT TGAGATTGTCATCAAGAATTGTTCCCTTTGGTCAGTCTGTTAATTCAGTTAACTCAAACTTTGGTGAAGATGAGCCTTTTGAATCAATGGAGGAAATTGAAGCTCGGACTATTGGAAATCTCCttcctgatgatgatgatttgttcCCTGGTGCTGCTGAAAATATTGGATATATTCATCGACCCAGCAATGGGAATGACATTGACGATGACATATTTTACAGTGGTGGTGGTATGGAACTGGAATCTGATGATAATTCCAATCGCAATAGAAAATCTGAATTTGTCGAGGGAGGGCTCTTTACTGGTCAACAAGGTGAACCAAATGGCCCATTTTCCAGTGAACACCCATATGCTGAACATCCATCTAGAACACTTTTTGTTAGAAATATCGATAGCAATGTCGAAGATGGTGAATTAAGGGCTCTCTTTGAG CATTATGGGGATATACACACACTTTACACTGCTTGCAAGCATCGCGGTTTTGTTATGGTATCTTATTATGACATAAGGGCAGCACAAAATGCAATGCAAGCGCTTCAGAACAAGCCATTGAGGCATCAGAATATGGATATCCAATTCTCTGTTCCAAAG GACAATCCTTCGGAGGAAGATATAAATGAGGGTATGCTTATTGTGTTTAACCTTGATTCTTCTATTACAATTGATGATCTCCGTCAGATATTTGGTATTTATGGCGAAATCAAAGAG ATATCTGAGACTCCACATAAGCATCACCACAAATTCATAGAATTTTATGATGTTAGAGCCGCTGCAGCAGCTCTCCATGCTCTAAACAGGAGTGACATTGCAGGCAAGAAAATTAAGCTTGAGCCTAGCCGCCCTGGAGGTGCAAGACAGAG CTTGATGCAACAGTTATCTCCAGAGCTGGAGCAGGAAGAATTAGATGGATGCTGGCAGGGAAGCCCTAAAAACTCTCTCCCTGGGTGCCTTG GTTCATCCTCTCTTGGGCCAATCACACCTAATAATCTTGAAAATGGAGCACTCCATGGTTTACCCTCAGCAATTCAAGCGCCATTTACCCCACTTATGGGGACCACATTTCATGGATTCTCATCTAGTGTGCCGCAGAATTTATCTTCCCCCGTAAAAATTGCATCTGTTGATAATCACACCAATCAAGCCACCCATGCTGATATAAGCCCTTCAGTGGGCCAAATCAATACTGGATTCCAGGGCATGTCTGATATGCATCCTCACTCCCTTccagattatcacaatgcaatatCTAATTGCATCCCTTATAACTCGAATACTACTTCAACCATGGGTATTGGGGTCATCTCCAGACCTTCTGGAGGAATTGACAAAAGGCATCTGCAGAAAGTAGGCTCTGGTAGCTTCAATGGGCATTCTTTTAATGCTAATGAAG CTTTTGGTGTTTCCTCAAATGGAAGTTATCCTGTTCAAGGACATCAGTATGTTTGGACTAATACAAATGCATTCCCCCATAAACCCCCTGGCTCCATGTTATGGTCAAATTCTTCATTGCTTATAAACAATATTCCTGCTCATCAACCATCTCAGATCCATGGAATTCCTAGAGCACAATCTCATCTGTTAAACACTTTACACCATCATGTCGGTTCGGCACCTTCTATCAATCCATCACTTTTGGATGGGAGACATGCCTATGCTGGGGATTCCATGGAGCAACCTGCTTTTCATCCTGGATCTCTTGGAAATATGGGGCTTTCTGCAATTCCACAGTTGAAATCACTAGAACTTGCTTCTCGTAACATCTTTTCACCTTCCAGTGGCAACTGTCTGGATCCTTGTCTTTCTCCTGCACACATCAGGATTCCTTCCCCTCAGCAAAGGGGCCACATGTTCCATGGAAGAAATCCCATGTTCCCTGTTACTGGTCCATTTGATGGTTCTACTGACCGGATAAGGAGCCGAAGAAATGACACAAATGTGAATCAGTGTGATAACAAAAAGCAGTATGAACTTGATATTGAACGCATTATACGTGGTGAAGACTCTCGAACGACACTTATGATAAAGAACATCCCTAACAA GTACACATCTAAGATGCTCTTGGCTGCTATTGATGAAAACCATCGAGGAACTTATGACTTCATCTATTTGCCAATAGATTTTAAG AACAAATGCAACGTTGGCTATGCATTTATAAACATGATCAACCCGCAACATATTATTCCTTTCTATCAG TCATTTAATGGTAAGAAATGGGAGAAGTTTAACAGTGAAAAGGTGGCATCACTTGCATATGCTCGAATCCAAGGGAAAACAGCTCTTATTGCTCATTTCCAGAACTCAAGTCTGATGAATGAAGATAAGCGTTGCCGTCCTATCCTCTTCCATACAGATGGTCCTAATGCTGGGGATCAG GAGCCCTTTCCTGTGGGCACTAATGTCAGGTCAAGGAGCAGATCAAGGACTGTCAGTGGTGGTGAAGAGAATCATCAGGGAGGTATCTCCGCCTATGCAAATGGAGAAGCTTCTTGTGATGCAGTGGGTTACCCTCCAGCTTCTACAAAGGATTCAGATCGACACAGGCCAATTTTTCTAGGTGAGGCCGACTTTGGGGCCAAACTTGAAGCATGA
- the LOC103987516 gene encoding RHOMBOID-like protein 12, mitochondrial, translated as MRRNHSLLLHLFWKEGRNPISSSHGRFLLSSAPESHGASSLSGRLPRPWRSEANPLPSGLATRHLFSRPSQAATRAHFCAVPAVGLKGLVLDGVRALKISFQRRSGFDPKRLISSHGFPLWRKLMPLANGDGVVFGLIGANVAVFLLWRIADPAFMRKHFMISLDNFKSGRLHTLITSAFSHSNTSHLVTNMIGLYFFGSSIGNLFGPDFLLKLYLAGALGGSIFYLVHKAFMVPSSKGYRGWDESRIPALGASAAVNAIILLNVFLFPKNIYYINFIIPVPAVLMGAFLIGTDLWRIKQGEGHISGSAHLGGAVVAALVWAGIKKRWI; from the exons ATGCGGAGGAATCACTCGCTTCTCCTCCATCTATtctggaaggaaggaaggaatccCATTTCCTCTTCCCATGGCCGCTTCCTTCTCTCCTCGGCGCCCGAATCCCACGGCGCTTCTTCTCTCTCTGGCCGCCTCCCCCGTCCGTGGCGATCGGAAGCCAACCCTCTCCCCTCCGGCCTCGCCACCCGTCATCTCTTCTCCCGGCCATCGCAGGCGGCGACGAGAGCCCATTTCTGCGCCGTGCCTGCGGTCGGCCTCAAGGGTCTCGTCCTTGACGGGGTCCGCGCTCTCAAGATCTCTTTCCAGCGGCGGTCCGGGTTTGATCCCAAACGACTCATCTCTTCGCATGGATTCCCTCTCTG GAGAAAATTGATGCCGTTAGCAAATGGAGACGGAGTGGTCTTTGGTTTGATTGGAGCTAATGTTGCTGTTTTCTTATTATGGCGGATTGCTGATCCTGCATTCATGAGGAAACACTTTATG ATTTCACTTGACAATTTTAAAAGTGGCCGCTTGCACACTTTGATTACGAGCGCATTTAGTCATTCTAATACCAGCCATCTTGTGACAAATATGATCGGCCTTTACTTCTTCGGATCAAGT ATTGGCAACCTATTTGGTCCTGATTTTTTGCTGAAATTGTACTTAGCTGGTGCATTAGGTGGATCAATTTTCTACTTGGTGCACAAGGCATTTATGGTTCCGTCTTCAAAG GGTTATCGAGGATGGGATGAATCAAGAATTCCTGCACTG GGTGCAAGTGCTGCCGTAAATGCCATAATTCTTCTTAATGTGTTTCTTTTCCCAAAAAATATATACTATATCAACTTCATTATACCTGTGCCTGCAGTATTAATG GGAGCATTCTTGATTGGAACTGATTTGTGGAGGATTAAGCAG GGCGAGGGACACATTTCAGGTTCAGCACATTTAGGTGGGGCCGTAGTCGCTGCCCTGGTGTGGGCCGGAATCAAGAAGCGCTGGATCTGA
- the LOC135614670 gene encoding uncharacterized protein LOC135614670, whose product MEDLFRKVYRGDPGVPHSDPDRYLHSCLGSFAFAAVSWCTSRTADLSRRFNWHDKALKFEHNHWKKVMERKHRNGDSLTASMSKP is encoded by the exons ATGGAAGACCTGTTCCGGAAGGTGTATCGTGGCGACCCCGGGGTGCCCCACTCTGATCCGGACCGCTACCTCCATTCATGTTTGGGCTCCTTCGCCTTCGCCGCCGTCTCCTGGTGCACCTCTCGCACCGCCGACCTCTCCCGGCGCTTCAA CTGGCATGACAAGGCCTTGAAATTTGAGCATAATCATTGGAAGAAAGTCATGGAGAGGAAGCATCGGAATGGTGATTCACT TACTGCCAGTATGAGCAAGCCATGA